A portion of the Bifidobacterium lemurum genome contains these proteins:
- a CDS encoding glycoside hydrolase family 2 TIM barrel-domain containing protein, which translates to MSSLHSSQSRWITDPTVFAVNRLPAHTSHTYTAIDTDVADDGRVPSNLIQSLNGVWTVRIDQADALDLDAEATPAFAMPDFDDAAHTRITVPSTLETEGLLTPQYVNQQYPWDGHDDPVAPNIPQRNHVALYRREFTLAPRALHALSTRDTAGEERVTITFHGASTAIMVWLNGDFVGYAEDSFTPSEFDVTDLLRDDVNTLAVACYEFSSASWLEDQDFWRLHGIFRDVELAVHPHVHVEDLRLSTDYDTNDAVAELGVQADIRNTRDADTIAAIVRDPNGTIVWQSAQSCAAATDVTAIHVTSDTASASTDEHPATSTHTFHARIPGIHPWSAEEPNLYTVQLRILDDHGGLIETAQQRVGFRRFAIEDGVMTLNGKRIVFKGVNRHEFDARHGRALTEESMIADITLMKRNNINAVRTSHYPNQTRWYELCDEYGLYVIDEANIETHGTWSSPGDVVVADTSVPGSDPQWRAACLDRVNSMIRRDRNHPSVLIWSLGNESYAGDVFRAMSDHAHRLDPSRPVHYEGVTWNRDYDDVTDIESRMYAKPDEIERYLTENPDKPYISCEYAHAMGNSVGNLHEYTALERYPHYQGGFIWDFVDQALWQRLPDGTERLAYGGDFDERPCDYEFAGDGLLFADRTPSPKLQEVKHQYANVRLTPDGESVTVENGNLFVSTASSRFTARLLVDGEPVWSRELRFDVPAGENRRFPIDFPSPDVVFDGLSNAADEIDEIELTYEVTQHLGSATLWAPEGYELAFGQHTVTVRRTSVDDVEPADDTVAANDVIADNGASASAATTTVTMGRWNVGVRDGDCETLLSHTQGGVVSWRRDGREMMIRRPNLLCWRPLTDNDRGASSGFDRAQWFAAGRYARVVDSRFERDGDGVTATYVYELATPQRTRVSVRYQTLVDGGLRLNVRYPGEPGAPTLPAFGLEWMLPVRYANLRFYGLGPEETYADRRDGAKLGIHSTDAFKDCAPYLVPQETGNHEGVRWAQITDDEGHGMRVERAGSEQFCASLLPYSTMMLEEATHQDELPQPRHMFLRLLAAQMGVGGDDSWGAPVHARYQVPADRSLELDLKLTLI; encoded by the coding sequence ATGTCCTCACTTCACTCTTCCCAGTCCCGCTGGATCACCGATCCGACCGTCTTCGCGGTCAATCGCCTGCCTGCGCACACCAGCCACACGTATACCGCCATCGACACCGACGTCGCTGACGATGGACGCGTACCCTCCAACCTGATCCAAAGCCTCAACGGCGTGTGGACGGTACGTATCGACCAAGCGGACGCCCTGGACCTCGATGCCGAGGCCACACCCGCATTCGCCATGCCGGATTTCGACGACGCCGCCCACACGCGCATCACGGTGCCCTCGACATTGGAGACCGAAGGTTTGCTGACACCCCAATACGTCAATCAGCAATATCCTTGGGATGGGCACGACGACCCGGTCGCCCCGAACATTCCGCAACGCAACCATGTGGCGCTGTACCGCCGTGAATTCACCCTCGCCCCGCGTGCGCTCCACGCGCTGTCCACTCGTGACACCGCCGGAGAGGAGCGCGTCACCATCACCTTCCACGGCGCGTCCACGGCGATCATGGTATGGCTTAACGGCGATTTCGTCGGCTATGCGGAGGACTCCTTCACCCCCAGCGAATTCGACGTGACCGACCTGCTGCGCGACGACGTCAACACGCTGGCCGTCGCCTGCTATGAATTCAGCAGCGCCAGCTGGCTCGAAGACCAGGATTTCTGGCGATTGCACGGCATCTTCCGCGACGTGGAGCTCGCCGTTCACCCCCATGTGCATGTGGAGGACCTGCGGCTGTCCACGGATTACGACACGAACGACGCCGTCGCCGAACTGGGCGTGCAGGCCGACATCCGCAACACACGCGATGCCGACACCATCGCCGCCATCGTACGCGATCCGAACGGTACGATCGTCTGGCAATCCGCCCAATCATGCGCCGCTGCAACGGACGTGACAGCCATCCACGTCACTTCCGACACAGCATCCGCCTCCACCGACGAACACCCCGCAACGAGCACGCATACATTCCACGCACGCATTCCGGGCATCCATCCGTGGAGCGCGGAGGAACCGAATCTGTATACCGTGCAGTTGCGCATACTGGACGACCACGGCGGTCTCATCGAAACCGCCCAGCAGCGCGTCGGATTCCGCCGCTTCGCCATCGAGGACGGCGTGATGACGCTCAACGGCAAACGCATCGTCTTCAAAGGCGTCAACCGCCACGAATTCGACGCCCGCCATGGCCGCGCGCTCACCGAGGAGAGCATGATCGCCGACATCACCCTGATGAAACGCAACAACATCAACGCGGTGCGCACCTCCCACTATCCCAACCAGACGCGCTGGTACGAATTGTGCGACGAATACGGCCTTTATGTGATCGACGAGGCCAACATCGAAACGCATGGCACCTGGTCCAGCCCCGGCGACGTGGTGGTCGCCGACACCAGCGTGCCGGGCAGCGACCCCCAATGGCGGGCCGCATGTTTGGATCGGGTCAACAGCATGATCCGCCGCGACCGCAACCATCCCTCGGTGCTGATCTGGTCGTTGGGCAACGAATCCTACGCGGGCGACGTGTTCCGCGCGATGAGCGACCACGCGCATCGGCTGGATCCCTCCCGTCCAGTGCATTACGAGGGCGTGACGTGGAATCGCGACTACGACGACGTCACCGACATCGAAAGCCGCATGTACGCCAAACCGGACGAGATCGAACGCTACCTGACCGAGAATCCGGACAAGCCGTACATCTCCTGCGAATACGCGCATGCGATGGGCAATTCCGTAGGCAATCTGCACGAGTACACGGCGTTGGAACGCTACCCGCACTATCAGGGCGGATTCATCTGGGATTTCGTGGACCAGGCGTTGTGGCAGCGGTTGCCGGACGGCACGGAACGCCTCGCCTATGGCGGCGATTTCGACGAGCGTCCGTGCGACTACGAGTTCGCCGGCGACGGACTGCTGTTCGCCGACCGCACGCCCTCGCCCAAACTGCAGGAAGTCAAACACCAGTATGCGAACGTCCGGCTGACCCCCGACGGCGAGTCGGTGACGGTCGAGAACGGCAATCTGTTCGTCTCCACCGCCAGCAGCCGTTTCACCGCACGGCTGTTGGTCGACGGCGAGCCCGTGTGGAGCCGCGAACTGCGCTTCGACGTGCCCGCCGGCGAAAACCGCAGATTCCCCATCGACTTCCCCTCCCCCGACGTCGTGTTCGATGGGCTTTCCAACGCGGCCGACGAAATCGACGAAATCGAGCTGACCTATGAAGTCACGCAGCATCTGGGTTCGGCGACCCTCTGGGCACCGGAAGGCTACGAACTGGCGTTCGGCCAGCATACCGTCACTGTACGGCGCACCTCCGTCGACGATGTCGAGCCCGCCGACGATACCGTGGCTGCGAACGATGTCATTGCGGATAACGGCGCATCGGCGAGCGCTGCGACGACGACGGTCACCATGGGCCGTTGGAACGTCGGCGTGCGGGACGGCGATTGCGAGACGTTGCTGTCGCATACGCAGGGCGGCGTGGTCTCTTGGCGTCGCGACGGACGTGAGATGATGATCCGTCGGCCGAATCTGCTGTGTTGGCGACCTCTGACCGACAACGACCGCGGAGCGTCCAGCGGCTTCGACCGCGCGCAATGGTTTGCGGCCGGCCGATACGCCCGCGTGGTGGATTCACGTTTCGAGCGCGACGGCGACGGCGTGACCGCCACTTACGTCTACGAATTGGCCACGCCGCAGCGCACGCGGGTCAGCGTGCGTTATCAGACGCTCGTCGATGGCGGACTGCGTTTGAACGTGCGGTATCCGGGAGAGCCTGGCGCGCCCACCTTGCCGGCTTTCGGCTTGGAATGGATGCTGCCCGTGCGGTATGCGAATCTGCGGTTCTACGGGCTCGGCCCCGAAGAGACCTATGCCGACCGGCGTGACGGCGCGAAGCTGGGCATCCACAGCACCGACGCGTTCAAGGATTGCGCTCCGTATCTGGTTCCGCAGGAGACCGGCAATCATGAAGGCGTCCGCTGGGCGCAGATCACGGACGACGAGGGACACGGCATGCGGGTCGAAAGGGCCGGATCGGAGCAGTTCTGCGCCAGCCTGCTCCCCTACAGCACGATGATGCTGGAGGAGGCCACGCATCAGGACGAATTGCCGCAGCCGCGGCATATGTTCCTGCGGCTGCTCGCGGCGCAAATGGGCGTCGGCGGCGACGATTCCTGGGGTGCGCCGGTCCATGCGCGCTATCAGGTCCCCGCCGACCGGTCGCTCGAATTGGATCTGAAGCTCACGCTCATCTAA
- a CDS encoding LacI family DNA-binding transcriptional regulator codes for MATIKDIARHTGFSQATVSRLLNGDPTLSVKDETKRAIIQASEELGYTMQAKRIVLPREVAVLNNVDSDEELQDAYFDALREVLETNARDQHMNLTFVDGIDHLVTDAKRFDGFLSIGPVALNGDELRRLHRVLPYGVFIDINPAPNLFDSVQPDLSQTVLDALDACLAADKRSVAFIGGLGRVMGMHEYPEDVRTLAYRNWTERLGVPADGLIYADGPFTVDNGRRQGERLIRDHADTLPDAVIVAADTIAVGVLQAFTAAGLLVPRDISVISINNQQIARYTSPTLSSYDIDQGELARTAIFMLAEAISNKRRTRQHTYISTELVVRDSFTPAQGA; via the coding sequence ATGGCCACCATCAAGGACATCGCGCGGCATACCGGATTCTCTCAGGCGACGGTGTCGCGTCTGCTCAACGGCGATCCGACGCTGTCGGTCAAAGATGAGACCAAGCGCGCGATCATCCAGGCCAGCGAGGAGCTCGGTTATACGATGCAGGCCAAGCGCATCGTGCTGCCGCGCGAAGTGGCCGTGCTGAACAACGTCGATTCCGACGAGGAGCTGCAGGACGCCTACTTCGACGCGCTACGCGAAGTGCTGGAGACGAACGCGCGCGACCAGCATATGAACCTCACCTTCGTCGACGGCATCGACCATCTCGTGACCGACGCGAAGCGCTTCGACGGCTTCCTCTCCATCGGACCCGTGGCCTTGAACGGCGACGAGCTGCGCCGCCTGCACCGCGTGCTGCCCTACGGCGTGTTCATCGACATCAATCCGGCCCCCAACCTGTTCGATTCCGTGCAGCCCGACCTGTCCCAAACCGTGCTGGACGCGTTGGATGCCTGTCTGGCCGCGGATAAGCGTTCCGTCGCCTTCATCGGAGGTTTGGGGCGTGTGATGGGCATGCATGAGTATCCGGAGGATGTGCGCACGCTGGCCTACCGCAACTGGACTGAACGTCTGGGAGTGCCCGCGGATGGGCTGATTTACGCCGATGGTCCGTTCACCGTGGACAACGGCCGTAGGCAGGGCGAGCGGCTGATCCGTGACCATGCCGACACCCTGCCCGATGCGGTGATTGTCGCGGCCGACACGATTGCGGTGGGCGTGCTGCAGGCTTTCACTGCGGCCGGGCTGCTGGTGCCGCGCGACATCAGCGTCATCAGCATCAACAACCAGCAGATCGCCCGATACACGTCGCCCACGCTGAGCTCCTATGACATCGACCAAGGCGAACTGGCGCGAACCGCGATCTTCATGCTGGCCGAAGCGATCTCCAACAAACGCCGCACCCGCCAGCACACCTATATCTCCACCGAACTGGTCGTCAGGGACAGTTTCACGCCGGCGCAGGGCGCATAA
- a CDS encoding MFS transporter, translated as MTQSSAPAGAAAEPNYNRTMIACFVGYITQAVINNYMPLLFVTFAATLGIDMARLSALITVNFVTQLVVDVLAGRFVDRIGYKPCIIAAHVSAAAGLLVLGLVPTRVSDPYWAILVAILLYALGGGLIEVMVSPIVEACPSEHKAKAMSLLHSFYCWGQLGTVVISTLFLWAFGMGTWPVLACLWAIVPLVGIVMFWSAPMPRVVPEGVATMRLRDLAAKPVFYLLFVMMLCAGAAEQGMSQWASTFAETGLGVTKVVGDLAGPAAFALMMGLSRTIYGMMGHKLNLRAFIAGSSMLCVATYLTAALTTSPVLGLVACALTGFSVGIMWPGTFSLGADAMPGGGTLMFALFAVAGDLGCAGGPAVVGFIAAANGNNLKAGLLFGSIFAVILLVCVLIVRRVDVVAPSSRG; from the coding sequence ATGACACAGTCTTCTGCTCCTGCCGGTGCCGCTGCCGAGCCGAACTACAACCGCACGATGATCGCGTGTTTCGTGGGCTACATCACTCAGGCGGTGATCAACAACTACATGCCGCTATTGTTCGTCACCTTCGCGGCGACGCTGGGCATCGATATGGCGCGCCTGTCCGCGCTGATCACGGTGAATTTCGTCACGCAGCTGGTGGTGGATGTGTTGGCCGGGCGGTTTGTGGATAGGATCGGCTACAAACCCTGCATTATTGCGGCTCACGTGTCGGCCGCCGCGGGACTTCTGGTACTGGGACTGGTGCCAACGCGTGTATCTGACCCATATTGGGCCATTTTGGTGGCAATTTTGTTGTATGCCTTGGGTGGCGGACTAATCGAAGTGATGGTCTCGCCGATTGTGGAGGCCTGCCCCTCCGAGCACAAAGCCAAGGCGATGAGTCTGTTGCATTCGTTCTACTGCTGGGGTCAACTGGGCACTGTGGTGATCTCCACGCTGTTTTTGTGGGCGTTCGGTATGGGAACGTGGCCGGTGCTGGCTTGCCTGTGGGCGATTGTGCCGCTGGTCGGCATTGTGATGTTCTGGAGCGCGCCGATGCCGCGCGTCGTGCCCGAAGGTGTGGCGACGATGCGGCTGCGCGATTTGGCGGCCAAGCCGGTGTTCTATCTGCTGTTCGTGATGATGCTGTGCGCGGGCGCGGCCGAACAAGGCATGAGCCAGTGGGCGAGCACCTTTGCGGAGACCGGTTTGGGCGTGACCAAAGTGGTGGGCGATCTCGCCGGTCCTGCCGCGTTCGCGTTGATGATGGGTCTGTCTCGCACCATCTACGGCATGATGGGGCACAAGCTCAACCTCCGGGCGTTCATCGCCGGCAGTTCGATGCTGTGCGTGGCTACCTACCTGACCGCGGCGTTGACGACCTCGCCGGTGTTGGGGTTGGTAGCCTGCGCGTTGACCGGATTCTCGGTCGGCATCATGTGGCCCGGCACCTTCTCGTTAGGCGCGGATGCGATGCCCGGCGGCGGAACGCTGATGTTCGCACTGTTCGCGGTGGCCGGCGACCTGGGATGCGCCGGAGGGCCGGCCGTGGTGGGATTCATCGCCGCAGCCAACGGCAATAATCTCAAGGCCGGATTACTGTTCGGCTCGATTTTCGCTGTGATTCTGCTGGTGTGCGTCCTCATCGTGCGGCGCGTCGATGTTGTTGCTCCGTCTTCTCGTGGCTGA
- a CDS encoding ABC transporter ATP-binding protein: protein MSAQNKPQMAKAAPGTTKRIFGYIFKYKWQVALVVVCILLSAAAQAGSSLFLQSLIDTYILPMIGVSDPDWAPLLQALVFMGCLYAVGIFSTWLYNWMLVGIEQGTLKDIRDEMFAHQQELPIRYFDTHEHGDVMSHYTNDTDTLRQAISQSFPQMFSSAITALAALISMLWLSVPFTVFVLVFTVLLIVVVRGIVSRSGRYFVRQQHELGDVNAFVEESVNGQKVIKVFNHEDATQRDFDERNERLFHASSEANIYGNITMPVVGNMGYILYVLLAIVGGSVALSGIGNFGLSGAGPLTLGTLISLLTLSRSFVNPIGQVSMQFNMVMMALAGASRIFALMDEPVEDDGGTVTLVNVELDEDGRTMREVDHVTGNWAWKREEGDDGTRSLAAAHLLSPKAAEVATKAREQAVTSPDGRLTLLRGDVRFTDVTFGYTEDKPVLHNITWFAKPGQKIALVGATGAGKTTVTNLINRFYDVQEGQILYDGISVKGIRKPDLRRSLGIVLQDVNLFTGTVMDNIRYGKLDATDEECIAAAKLTNADGFIRMLPNGYHTVLEGDGSGLSQGQRQLISIARAAVADPPALILDEATSSIDTRTEEVVQAGMDALMKGRTVFVIAHRLSTVRNSDVIMVLDHGRIIERGSHDELIALKGEYYQLYTGAVELE, encoded by the coding sequence ATGAGCGCGCAGAACAAACCGCAGATGGCCAAGGCCGCGCCTGGCACCACCAAGCGCATCTTCGGCTACATCTTCAAATACAAATGGCAGGTCGCCCTCGTCGTCGTATGCATCCTGCTCTCCGCCGCGGCGCAGGCCGGCTCCTCGCTGTTCCTGCAGTCGCTGATCGACACCTACATTCTGCCGATGATCGGCGTGAGCGACCCCGACTGGGCGCCGCTGCTGCAGGCGCTCGTGTTCATGGGCTGCCTGTACGCGGTGGGCATCTTCAGCACCTGGTTGTACAACTGGATGCTCGTCGGCATCGAACAAGGCACCCTGAAGGACATCCGCGACGAGATGTTCGCCCACCAGCAGGAACTGCCGATCCGCTATTTCGACACCCACGAGCACGGCGACGTGATGAGCCACTACACCAACGACACCGATACGTTGCGTCAGGCCATCAGCCAGTCGTTCCCGCAGATGTTCTCATCGGCCATCACCGCGCTCGCCGCGCTGATCTCCATGCTGTGGCTGTCCGTGCCGTTCACCGTGTTCGTGCTTGTGTTCACCGTGCTGCTCATCGTTGTGGTGCGCGGCATCGTGAGCCGCTCCGGCCGCTACTTCGTGCGCCAGCAGCATGAGCTCGGCGACGTGAACGCCTTCGTGGAGGAATCCGTCAACGGCCAGAAGGTCATCAAGGTCTTCAACCACGAGGACGCCACGCAGCGCGACTTCGACGAGCGCAACGAACGCCTGTTCCACGCCAGCTCCGAAGCCAACATCTACGGCAACATCACCATGCCGGTGGTGGGCAACATGGGTTACATCCTCTACGTGCTGCTCGCCATCGTGGGCGGATCCGTCGCGCTGTCGGGCATCGGCAACTTCGGCCTGTCCGGCGCCGGCCCGCTCACACTCGGCACGCTGATCTCGCTGCTCACCCTCTCGCGCTCCTTCGTCAACCCGATTGGCCAGGTCTCCATGCAGTTCAACATGGTGATGATGGCCCTCGCCGGCGCGTCGCGTATCTTCGCGCTGATGGACGAGCCTGTCGAGGACGACGGCGGCACCGTGACCCTGGTGAACGTCGAACTCGACGAGGACGGCCGCACCATGCGTGAGGTCGACCACGTGACCGGCAACTGGGCGTGGAAGCGCGAGGAAGGCGACGACGGCACGCGCTCGCTGGCCGCCGCCCACCTGCTCAGCCCCAAGGCCGCCGAAGTGGCGACCAAGGCCCGCGAGCAGGCCGTCACCTCGCCGGACGGGCGTCTGACCCTGCTGCGCGGCGATGTGCGCTTCACCGACGTGACCTTCGGTTACACCGAAGACAAGCCCGTGCTGCACAATATCACCTGGTTCGCCAAGCCGGGCCAGAAAATCGCGCTTGTGGGCGCGACCGGCGCCGGCAAGACCACGGTGACCAACCTCATCAACCGCTTCTACGATGTGCAGGAAGGGCAGATCCTTTACGACGGCATCTCCGTCAAGGGCATCCGCAAGCCGGACCTGCGCCGCTCGCTCGGCATCGTGCTGCAGGACGTGAACCTGTTCACCGGCACCGTGATGGACAATATTCGTTACGGCAAGCTCGACGCCACTGATGAGGAATGCATCGCCGCGGCGAAGCTGACGAATGCCGACGGATTCATCCGCATGCTGCCCAACGGCTACCACACCGTGCTCGAAGGCGACGGATCCGGCCTTTCCCAGGGGCAGCGCCAGCTGATCTCCATCGCACGCGCCGCCGTGGCCGATCCGCCCGCGCTGATCCTCGACGAGGCGACATCATCCATCGATACGCGCACCGAGGAGGTCGTGCAGGCCGGCATGGACGCGCTGATGAAGGGCCGCACCGTGTTCGTCATCGCGCACCGCCTGTCCACCGTACGCAACTCCGACGTAATCATGGTGCTCGACCACGGCCGCATCATCGAGCGCGGCTCGCACGACGAGCTCATCGCGTTGAAGGGCGAGTACTACCAGCTCTACACCGGCGCGGTCGAGCTGGAGTAG
- a CDS encoding ABC transporter ATP-binding protein: protein MTSTTVDRDGNTTSQAQQQTPPAKVPVVRTLLKSLREYKKASLLTPVFVAVEGILEIVIPTVMAELIDEGITGGSMPVVWKFGLILLCLAMVSLACGFLSGKYAAIASAGFAKNLRHDLFEKVQGFSFTNIDRFSTGSIVTRLTTDVTNLQNAYQMIVRLGVRAPIMVVIAWLFSFRISPSISLVFLACIPILGIGLMGLAALVHPVFERVFHTYDELNNTVDENLQGVRVVKSFNREDHEVSKFSRVSERIFVDFVKAEKIMSFNMPLLQFCMYASLILIAWIGAQQIVGSGNNAALGLTTGDLTALVTYAMQIMMSMMMLSMIFVMVIISRASSERICQVLVEQSTVTDPDQPVTKVADGSIAFENVSFRYSDNAEKPVLDHIDLKIESGQTIGIVGGTGSAKSSLVQLIPRLYDVTEGSLKVGGRDTREYDLESLRDEVAMVLQKNVLFSGTIAENLRWGNPNATDEELRHACQLAQADGFIQEFPDKYDTYIEQGGTNVSGGQRQRLCIARALLKKPKILILDDSTSAVDTKTDQLIRGAFHHEIPDTTKIIIAQRVASVQESDMIIVMDNGRVLDKGTHEELLESCDEYRSIYESQTKNQAQPDELEGGQA, encoded by the coding sequence ATGACATCCACAACCGTGGACCGCGACGGCAACACCACGTCGCAAGCCCAGCAGCAGACCCCGCCGGCCAAGGTGCCGGTGGTGCGCACGCTGCTCAAATCACTACGCGAATATAAGAAGGCGAGTCTGCTCACCCCGGTGTTCGTCGCCGTCGAAGGCATTCTCGAAATCGTCATCCCCACCGTGATGGCGGAGCTTATCGACGAAGGCATCACCGGCGGTTCGATGCCCGTGGTCTGGAAGTTCGGCCTCATCCTGCTGTGCCTGGCGATGGTCTCCCTGGCATGCGGCTTCCTCTCCGGCAAGTACGCGGCCATCGCGTCCGCCGGCTTCGCGAAGAACCTGCGCCACGACCTGTTCGAGAAGGTGCAGGGCTTCAGCTTCACCAACATCGACCGCTTCTCCACCGGCTCCATCGTCACCCGATTGACCACGGACGTGACCAACCTGCAGAACGCCTACCAGATGATCGTCCGTCTGGGCGTGCGCGCCCCGATCATGGTGGTTATCGCTTGGCTGTTCTCCTTCCGCATCAGCCCGTCGATCTCGCTGGTGTTCCTCGCCTGCATCCCGATTCTGGGCATCGGTCTGATGGGACTGGCCGCGCTGGTGCATCCGGTGTTCGAGCGCGTCTTCCACACCTACGACGAGCTCAACAACACGGTGGACGAGAACCTGCAGGGCGTGCGCGTCGTCAAGTCCTTCAACCGTGAGGATCACGAGGTGAGCAAGTTCTCCCGCGTCTCCGAACGCATCTTCGTCGACTTCGTCAAGGCCGAGAAGATCATGAGCTTCAACATGCCGCTGCTGCAGTTCTGCATGTACGCCTCGCTGATCCTCATCGCATGGATCGGCGCGCAGCAGATCGTCGGCTCCGGCAACAACGCCGCCCTGGGACTGACCACCGGCGACCTGACCGCGCTGGTGACCTACGCCATGCAGATCATGATGAGCATGATGATGCTTTCGATGATTTTCGTGATGGTCATCATCTCGCGCGCCTCGTCCGAACGCATCTGTCAGGTGCTCGTCGAGCAGAGCACCGTCACCGACCCCGACCAGCCGGTCACCAAGGTCGCCGACGGCTCCATCGCCTTCGAAAACGTGAGCTTCCGCTACTCCGACAACGCGGAGAAGCCCGTGCTCGACCACATCGACCTGAAAATCGAATCCGGACAGACCATCGGCATCGTCGGCGGCACAGGCTCCGCCAAGTCGAGCCTTGTGCAGCTCATCCCGCGTCTGTACGACGTGACCGAAGGCTCGCTCAAGGTCGGCGGCCGCGACACCCGCGAATACGATCTGGAATCCCTGCGTGACGAGGTGGCCATGGTGCTGCAGAAGAACGTGCTGTTCTCCGGCACCATCGCCGAAAACCTGCGCTGGGGCAACCCGAACGCCACCGACGAGGAGCTGCGCCACGCCTGCCAGCTCGCCCAGGCCGACGGATTCATCCAGGAATTCCCCGACAAGTACGACACCTACATCGAACAGGGCGGCACCAACGTCTCCGGCGGCCAGCGCCAGCGTCTGTGCATTGCCCGCGCGCTGCTCAAGAAGCCGAAGATCCTCATCCTCGACGACTCCACCAGCGCGGTCGACACCAAAACGGACCAGCTCATCCGCGGCGCGTTCCATCACGAGATCCCGGACACCACGAAGATCATCATCGCCCAGCGAGTGGCCTCCGTGCAGGAATCCGACATGATCATCGTTATGGACAACGGCCGCGTGCTCGACAAGGGCACGCATGAGGAGCTGCTCGAATCCTGCGACGAATACCGCAGCATCTACGAATCGCAAACCAAGAACCAAGCCCAGCCCGACGAACTGGAAGGAGGCCAGGCATGA
- a CDS encoding MarR family winged helix-turn-helix transcriptional regulator — translation MNDDCDPNRIPLGVAVRSLNNMIARYVAATTTEDRCEATGVNADIIVFLVQHQDRDIFPQDLERRFCTTRSTVSRVLGLMESKGLVERRPVEHDARLKAIVLTDKAKAIAESMRQHGDAMERTLLQGMDDEEVAALRRSLHTMRNNLLATGKVGKDDKECMNDTTTEGKSEV, via the coding sequence ATGAATGACGATTGTGATCCGAACCGCATCCCGTTGGGGGTGGCGGTACGTTCGCTGAACAACATGATCGCGCGGTACGTCGCGGCCACCACAACGGAGGACCGATGCGAGGCCACCGGCGTCAACGCTGATATCATCGTCTTTTTGGTGCAACACCAGGACCGGGACATCTTCCCGCAGGATCTGGAACGGCGGTTCTGCACCACGCGCTCCACGGTATCCCGCGTGCTGGGACTGATGGAAAGCAAAGGATTGGTCGAACGCAGGCCGGTCGAACACGACGCCCGACTCAAGGCGATCGTGCTCACCGACAAGGCGAAGGCCATCGCCGAGTCGATGCGCCAACACGGGGATGCGATGGAGCGCACGCTCCTGCAGGGCATGGACGATGAGGAAGTGGCGGCGCTGCGGCGCAGTCTGCACACGATGCGGAACAATCTCCTGGCCACCGGCAAGGTCGGCAAGGACGACAAGGAATGTATGAACGACACGACAACGGAAGGAAAGAGCGAGGTATGA